One window from the genome of Jeotgalibaca sp. MA1X17-3 encodes:
- a CDS encoding DegV family protein — translation MRTFKVLTDSTVHLTQEEIDMYGITIVPLSTMLNGEIHEDGSDAEKALFLEKMMASEELPKSSQPSIGRYMDLYNQLTADGSEVLAIMVTHTLSGTVECARQAAALADGKITVIDSEFCARAMAFQVLEAARCAEEGLSVEETLPRIDATRSKTILYISIVDLTNMIKGGRIGRTLGAVSQMLNLKVNLSMINGALETDSKGRGKKSIIKRYEKIIQEMKQAKVEILEVGITHDGLSEYSEKIIQMLRDALPHAHFETAYASASVMTHAGAEAVSFQFLTK, via the coding sequence ATGAGAACTTTTAAAGTGTTGACAGACTCAACTGTACACCTAACCCAAGAAGAAATAGACATGTACGGGATTACGATTGTTCCTTTATCCACGATGTTGAACGGTGAAATTCATGAAGATGGATCAGATGCAGAAAAAGCACTATTTTTAGAAAAAATGATGGCTAGCGAAGAACTTCCTAAAAGCTCTCAACCATCCATTGGTCGATATATGGATTTATATAACCAATTGACAGCAGATGGTAGTGAAGTGTTAGCAATCATGGTAACGCACACTCTAAGTGGAACAGTAGAATGTGCAAGACAAGCAGCTGCTTTAGCAGATGGGAAAATAACCGTAATTGATTCAGAGTTTTGTGCACGCGCGATGGCATTTCAAGTACTGGAAGCTGCTAGATGTGCAGAAGAGGGATTATCAGTAGAAGAAACCTTGCCGCGGATTGATGCAACTCGGAGCAAAACGATTCTATATATTTCGATTGTTGATTTAACGAATATGATTAAAGGTGGCCGAATTGGTAGAACATTAGGAGCGGTATCACAAATGCTTAATTTGAAAGTAAATTTAAGTATGATTAACGGAGCTTTGGAAACTGATTCAAAAGGCCGTGGGAAAAAATCAATCATTAAGCGTTATGAAAAAATTATACAAGAGATGAAGCAAGCAAAGGTAGAAATTCTTGAAGTAGGGATTACTCATGATGGGTTATCTGAATACTCTGAAAAAATTATTCAAATGCTCCGCGATGCATTACCTCATGCACATTTTGAAACCGCGTATGCTAGCGCCAGTGTTATGACTCATGCAGGTGCAGAAGCAGTTTCTTTTCAATTTTTAACAAAGTAA
- a CDS encoding helix-turn-helix domain-containing protein: MWDLVPSNELRKYKILDAIYYSNDWMTISTLAKKTSSSERSIKYDLKELENYIEYLNGEVITSSKGIRLTLPPNIGIDYFQRNLYKNIPAFKLLEYIFFNKEISDHEAEELLFISSSSLKRLVVKVKDALAPYGLVLSTNPFQIHGDERLIRSFFSAYFNERYSLEEWSFPNIHLLLIDALNDYLHHYFKTSSDNVDYHFLKIQLAVNITRERQSFPTILPYSIIFEHRNLLYKETVSEITRMMQPFNLSLQESQAYLNQLMNWKFYFSTFFLDDPTPEYELTLEYKSMQTELKQIKKMIEKLSSIFSLPKADHIHLIYKLNNVITNYLLFPSTIIGNDYILFNPTDFFLNRKFKEEYPVFYSLVQQNILNICKKRGLSLKRGQLIELTYTLLSNWEHLIPNMYSIFDRLKILVFSHYHSIHAFNISTELSSELNDSITIEIYKESTLNQYSLKDYTFDILFSTRTLLFDIKQPVIYLKRVNGKLDIQHFNIIISETIKENKKPLKKRKKQLSIKSFL, encoded by the coding sequence ATGTGGGATCTCGTGCCTTCAAATGAACTTCGAAAGTATAAGATACTCGATGCAATTTATTATTCAAATGACTGGATGACGATAAGCACTCTTGCTAAAAAAACTTCTTCATCTGAAAGAAGTATTAAGTATGACCTTAAAGAACTCGAGAATTATATTGAATATTTAAATGGAGAAGTCATTACTTCTTCGAAAGGAATAAGACTTACCCTTCCACCTAATATTGGAATAGATTATTTCCAACGGAACCTTTATAAGAACATACCAGCATTTAAATTATTAGAATATATTTTTTTCAACAAGGAAATATCTGATCACGAAGCAGAAGAATTACTTTTTATTAGTTCTTCCTCTCTAAAGCGACTTGTTGTTAAAGTAAAAGATGCTTTAGCCCCCTATGGACTTGTACTCTCTACAAATCCTTTTCAAATTCACGGTGATGAAAGGCTGATTAGAAGCTTTTTCTCTGCTTACTTCAATGAACGATATAGTTTGGAAGAATGGTCTTTTCCAAATATTCATCTTCTATTAATAGATGCTTTGAATGATTATCTACATCATTATTTTAAAACATCCTCTGATAACGTTGATTATCATTTTCTAAAAATCCAACTGGCAGTCAATATTACTCGCGAAAGACAAAGTTTCCCCACAATCCTTCCCTACTCTATCATTTTTGAACATCGAAATCTGTTGTATAAGGAAACCGTCTCTGAAATCACTCGAATGATGCAACCTTTCAATCTTTCCTTACAAGAATCTCAAGCATACTTAAATCAACTTATGAATTGGAAATTTTATTTTTCCACATTTTTTCTAGATGATCCAACCCCTGAATATGAATTAACTCTTGAATACAAATCTATGCAAACTGAATTGAAACAAATAAAAAAAATGATCGAAAAGCTTTCCTCCATATTTAGTTTACCTAAAGCTGATCATATTCACCTGATTTATAAGCTTAACAATGTAATTACAAATTATTTATTATTCCCTTCGACAATTATTGGGAACGATTACATTTTATTCAATCCTACTGACTTTTTTTTAAATAGAAAGTTTAAAGAAGAATATCCTGTTTTCTATTCATTAGTTCAGCAAAATATTTTAAATATTTGTAAAAAAAGAGGGCTCTCATTAAAAAGAGGACAACTGATTGAACTAACGTATACTCTACTTTCAAACTGGGAACATTTAATTCCAAATATGTATTCTATTTTTGATCGTTTAAAAATTTTAGTATTTAGTCACTATCATTCAATTCATGCCTTTAATATTTCAACAGAATTAAGCTCAGAATTAAATGACTCTATAACTATCGAAATCTATAAAGAGTCTACACTTAATCAATATTCTTTAAAAGATTATACATTTGATATTCTATTTAGCACGCGAACTCTTTTATTTGATATTAAACAACCCGTTATTTATTTAAAACGTGTGAATGGGAAGCTTGATATCCAACATTTTAATATTATTATTAGTGAAACGATTAAAGAAAATAAAAAACCATTGAAAAAAAGGAAAAAACAATTATCTATTAAATCATTTTTATAG
- a CDS encoding class C sortase, producing the protein MKKNKKKSSHKISVILMGLGIVLGLAFVLYPFFSQLYYDYSFNSEVDNFQQELKAIDPPELKKENVKKAEAYNEALEPNLRWIDPYSEKEREEGVEIYAEMLQVREKIGVLNFSKLNLILPIYAGTNENILQKGVGHLEGTSLPVGGKNTHSVLTAHRGLPEARLFTDLDQVEIGDIFSAETMAGELFYEVDQIQVVEPTQTDTVKIVEGEDYLTLLTCTPYMINSHRLLVRGKRIPTPPKEVVEKIKVEQEKDFMYYLNMYGHYFLIIIITFLLVFVVLVLQKKKMGKSSI; encoded by the coding sequence ATGAAAAAGAATAAAAAGAAATCATCTCATAAGATAAGTGTTATCTTAATGGGCTTAGGCATTGTTTTAGGATTAGCTTTTGTGCTTTATCCCTTCTTTTCTCAACTTTATTACGATTATTCTTTTAATTCTGAAGTAGATAATTTCCAACAAGAATTAAAAGCAATTGATCCACCAGAGTTAAAAAAAGAAAATGTAAAAAAAGCAGAAGCATATAATGAGGCATTAGAGCCTAATTTACGTTGGATCGATCCTTATTCAGAGAAAGAACGTGAAGAAGGGGTGGAGATTTATGCTGAAATGTTACAAGTACGTGAGAAAATTGGCGTTTTAAATTTCTCAAAACTTAATCTTATTTTACCTATTTACGCTGGAACTAACGAAAACATTCTACAAAAAGGCGTAGGGCACTTAGAAGGAACTTCTTTACCGGTAGGAGGTAAAAATACACATAGTGTTTTGACAGCTCATAGAGGGCTGCCTGAAGCACGTCTATTTACTGATTTGGATCAAGTAGAGATTGGAGATATTTTCTCTGCTGAAACGATGGCCGGAGAGTTGTTTTATGAAGTAGATCAAATACAAGTTGTAGAGCCTACTCAAACAGACACCGTGAAAATAGTCGAAGGCGAAGATTATTTAACCTTGCTGACGTGCACTCCTTATATGATTAATTCACATCGATTATTAGTAAGGGGGAAACGTATACCCACACCTCCTAAAGAAGTTGTAGAAAAAATAAAAGTAGAACAAGAAAAAGACTTTATGTATTATTTGAATATGTATGGGCATTACTTCTTAATCATTATCATTACGTTTCTTTTAGTTTTTGTTGTTCTTGTATTACAAAAGAAAAAAATGGGTAAGTCTTCTATATAG
- a CDS encoding class C sortase, whose translation MKTKKIVGILLFLIGFGLILYPMISRAYYDIYSRQEIKQINENIGNGERSESLYNQQLAYNQSEISNPENIEVPEVTFIEEPVTSSTDDHTANNANTASNNPNFLVDESVLGTISIPKIDIVYPIYDGATHENLLNGVARIEGTSYPVGGMDTNSVIAGHNGLVGKTYFSFIKDMDSGDIIEIKNRKELLTYEVYKTAVIEPDDSAALAVIPGQDTLTLLTCTWLAPGTHRYLVFARRIRMVLVLRRLEIQVIKQMLKNPYWEIPKL comes from the coding sequence ATGAAAACGAAGAAGATAGTCGGTATTCTATTATTTTTAATAGGCTTCGGACTAATCTTATACCCAATGATTTCAAGAGCCTACTATGATATCTATTCCCGACAAGAAATCAAACAAATTAATGAAAATATAGGAAATGGTGAGCGTTCAGAAAGCCTATATAATCAACAACTCGCTTATAACCAATCGGAAATTTCTAATCCAGAAAATATTGAAGTTCCAGAGGTTACTTTCATAGAAGAACCCGTTACATCCAGCACTGATGATCATACAGCTAACAACGCTAATACAGCAAGTAACAATCCTAATTTCCTAGTAGATGAAAGTGTACTTGGAACGATTTCTATCCCAAAGATTGACATTGTTTATCCTATTTATGATGGAGCGACTCATGAAAACTTATTGAATGGAGTCGCTAGAATAGAAGGAACTAGTTATCCTGTAGGTGGAATGGATACGAATAGTGTCATAGCCGGTCATAATGGTTTGGTGGGGAAAACTTATTTTTCATTTATTAAGGATATGGATTCAGGAGATATCATTGAAATCAAAAATAGAAAAGAATTGCTTACTTATGAAGTGTATAAAACAGCAGTGATTGAACCAGATGATTCAGCTGCCTTAGCCGTAATACCGGGTCAAGATACTCTTACTTTACTAACTTGTACGTGGCTAGCTCCAGGAACTCATCGGTACTTAGTTTTTGCAAGACGAATTCGAATGGTACTGGTACTAAGGCGGTTAGAAATACAAGTGATCAAGCAGATGCTGAAGAATCCATATTGGGAAATACCGAAATTGTAG
- a CDS encoding class C sortase, with protein MAKNQNKKRMPVIIIFLFLIGVLVMIYPLISRSYYDYRGNEEVNQYQEELIQLPSAEVMERLQLGYAYNNALLSNENISLGDPFNEEEKEEGVSAYGKSLEISEKIGTLTIPKIHMKFPVYAGTAEAILQKGVGHMEGTSLPIGGLSTHSVLTAHRGLPENKLFTDLDQVEIGDLFFIETIAGELAYKVIEIKVIDPTEIGALSIEKDKDLVTLLTCTPYMINSHRLLAVGERTEVPKEAQEEATDISWWDHVTSLLSEYLFIIAIALLAIILFIVRQIWKRKGRD; from the coding sequence ATGGCTAAAAATCAAAATAAAAAAAGGATGCCCGTTATCATTATCTTTTTGTTTTTGATTGGAGTATTGGTAATGATTTATCCGTTGATATCACGTTCCTATTATGATTACCGCGGAAATGAAGAAGTAAATCAATACCAAGAAGAATTAATACAACTCCCGTCAGCTGAGGTAATGGAACGATTGCAATTGGGATATGCATATAACAATGCATTACTATCTAATGAAAATATTTCGCTGGGAGACCCTTTTAATGAAGAAGAAAAAGAAGAAGGAGTTTCTGCATACGGAAAATCTTTAGAAATTAGCGAAAAAATAGGGACCTTAACGATTCCAAAGATTCATATGAAATTTCCCGTGTATGCGGGGACAGCCGAGGCCATCCTACAAAAGGGAGTCGGCCATATGGAAGGAACCTCTCTTCCTATTGGAGGCTTAAGCACTCACTCAGTTTTAACAGCACATCGTGGACTGCCTGAAAATAAATTATTTACGGATTTAGATCAAGTAGAAATAGGTGACCTATTTTTCATCGAAACGATTGCTGGCGAATTAGCTTATAAGGTGATTGAAATAAAGGTGATCGATCCCACAGAAATTGGCGCATTAAGCATAGAAAAAGATAAAGATTTAGTAACCCTGCTTACTTGTACACCATATATGATTAACTCACATCGATTACTCGCTGTGGGGGAGCGAACAGAAGTACCAAAAGAAGCTCAGGAAGAAGCAACAGATATTAGCTGGTGGGATCATGTAACCAGTTTATTAAGTGAATATCTATTTATTATTGCTATTGCTTTACTGGCTATTATACTTTTCATTGTAAGACAGATATGGAAAAGAAAAGGGAGGGATTAA
- a CDS encoding DegV family protein, with the protein MPKYILTTESGSDISQELIERYNIFVVPMHVTMGSETLDDGSFEVEKVYRFYDETGGLPKTSGSTPHDNSVIFKKIFTQYPDVHIIHIAYSAVTTVSYNSCQVAAQDFENIHIVDSKNVSSGLTAVVVATAKFIEENPEVTPNEIIAFVEDVRERTRFVFLPQSLLYLKAGGRVSNAAYLGASLLSLRPTIVLKDGYLVASKKYRGSYERCLKNTINDFFKQYEIDSSTLTIGGTAGLTNELKQLAEKTVNENGFYDPSWFHAGAVISSHGGPGAFGIIGIEKK; encoded by the coding sequence ATGCCTAAGTACATACTCACTACAGAAAGTGGCTCTGATATTTCTCAGGAGCTCATCGAGCGCTATAATATTTTTGTTGTTCCCATGCACGTTACCATGGGTTCTGAAACTTTAGATGATGGAAGTTTCGAAGTAGAAAAAGTATATCGTTTTTATGATGAGACAGGTGGCTTACCAAAGACTTCTGGTTCTACTCCTCATGATAATAGCGTTATTTTTAAAAAGATTTTCACGCAATATCCAGATGTCCATATTATTCACATTGCTTATTCAGCAGTAACAACCGTATCTTATAATTCTTGCCAAGTAGCTGCACAAGATTTTGAAAACATTCACATCGTTGATAGTAAAAATGTTTCAAGCGGATTAACTGCCGTTGTAGTTGCAACTGCAAAATTTATAGAAGAAAATCCAGAAGTAACTCCTAATGAAATTATTGCTTTTGTTGAAGATGTTCGTGAACGGACTCGTTTTGTCTTTTTACCACAATCTCTTTTGTATTTAAAAGCTGGGGGGAGAGTTTCGAATGCGGCTTATCTCGGCGCGTCTTTATTGAGTTTACGACCAACCATCGTTTTAAAGGACGGCTATTTAGTTGCATCCAAAAAATATCGTGGTTCATATGAACGTTGTTTAAAAAATACAATCAACGATTTCTTTAAGCAGTACGAGATTGACTCTTCGACACTAACCATTGGTGGTACAGCGGGATTAACTAACGAATTAAAACAGTTAGCTGAAAAAACAGTAAATGAAAATGGTTTTTATGATCCTAGTTGGTTTCATGCTGGAGCTGTTATTTCGAGTCATGGCGGGCCTGGTGCTTTTGGAATAATTGGAATTGAAAAGAAATAA
- a CDS encoding VWA domain-containing protein, whose translation MDTREGKKRETLDHNKYILNKRKMFSIVMVFMFLLQLFLPVGLAFATSGTSESQESSIVEIEKEKDVEEKANVHSKATKSSMEETKKPEEKSSLESSNLKEQESSSAESKEADSSKPVEKPAEESSSQESVPTQPEESSSQESVPTQPEESSSQESVPSQPEESSSQESTPPKSEVVEEDDVDLSEESSEEVAESKESKEESKEEESKEESKEEDIEDPEESFIGFDGVDPSLAIGSTNLLYFTKGSSNSANSKNRMGVIETQIDGLLPGEIRTNKTAERVPGTVNTWDIEVLIEGRDDEKTETTDVVLVIDRSGSMKGQRLIDAKTAANNFIETMLTRDPNLRIALVSFAGPNPPTQAVTVESGFSQNKSFLKGKVNGLVANGGTHTQAGIIQGRILLNGPASTADNKFMVLLSDGEPTYSYEPQNWENNVGTYKNGIYNGNFNVNKTVGTGNSIDRYYDNGSGTPRYRYINNGFAAIKQGQIARVGIDSLYTIATNTTTLGEQVLTDIASPGKAYRTQNSGDLTQIYDQIAGEISTQFALREATVIDEMGDGFTLIDGSIVTTEGTTTVAGASDPNNQTINWDLSAGVTKVKLGFPKIKYAKMTYRVEINESMASIGTADGTTDHTKFKTNKVTELTYKDSDGGAQEKSITSPEVDPVLLKIKKILLDEAGNEVNDDARKFNVQITNGGSGFDTTTNLVGGEGYQILTTLRKEGTYNIEEIGIDGSATDLNKFNISYDINENATTSFEVNHEGEIPRGDVIIEVTNAAITQAIDFTFTKMDGSDNTLEGSEFTLEKQNGEGEPILIENTGTDPIFTFAGLNEGVYILTEIKASLGYKLPTGTWTITVVRNIETGLLELQIPDNSFITGDKDTGYEVENEQQSEFPQTGGIGSLTYIMIGLIIVMSSLTLSSNIKQKIER comes from the coding sequence GTGGATACACGAGAGGGGAAAAAGAGGGAAACACTAGACCATAACAAGTATATATTAAACAAAAGAAAAATGTTTAGTATTGTAATGGTATTCATGTTTCTCTTACAATTATTTTTACCAGTCGGACTTGCCTTTGCTACAAGTGGAACAAGTGAATCGCAAGAGTCTTCTATCGTTGAAATCGAAAAAGAAAAAGATGTAGAAGAAAAGGCAAATGTACATAGTAAAGCAACGAAATCTTCGATGGAAGAAACAAAGAAACCAGAGGAGAAAAGTAGTTTAGAAAGTAGTAATTTAAAAGAACAAGAGAGCTCCAGCGCTGAATCTAAAGAGGCAGACTCATCAAAACCAGTTGAAAAACCGGCGGAAGAATCTTCCAGTCAAGAATCAGTGCCAACACAACCAGAAGAATCCTCAAGCCAAGAGTCAGTGCCAACACAACCAGAAGAATCCTCGAGCCAAGAGTCAGTGCCATCACAACCAGAAGAATCTTCGAGTCAAGAGTCAACACCACCAAAATCAGAAGTTGTAGAGGAAGACGATGTTGATTTAAGCGAAGAGTCTTCAGAAGAGGTTGCTGAGTCTAAGGAATCTAAGGAAGAATCCAAAGAAGAAGAGTCTAAGGAAGAATCTAAAGAAGAAGATATTGAAGATCCGGAAGAAAGTTTTATTGGTTTTGATGGAGTAGATCCATCTCTAGCAATCGGATCAACAAATCTACTTTATTTTACTAAAGGAAGTTCAAATTCAGCTAACTCCAAAAATAGAATGGGAGTAATTGAAACTCAAATCGATGGATTGTTGCCTGGAGAAATTCGAACTAATAAAACTGCTGAGCGTGTACCTGGAACTGTAAATACATGGGATATTGAAGTACTTATTGAAGGACGTGATGATGAAAAAACTGAAACAACTGATGTAGTTTTAGTCATTGACCGTTCTGGAAGTATGAAGGGACAACGATTGATAGATGCCAAAACCGCAGCAAATAATTTTATAGAAACTATGCTTACTAGAGATCCGAATTTACGGATTGCTCTTGTATCATTTGCTGGTCCTAATCCACCTACACAAGCAGTTACCGTTGAGAGTGGATTTTCACAAAATAAGTCGTTTCTAAAAGGAAAAGTTAATGGTTTAGTAGCAAATGGAGGTACTCATACCCAAGCTGGAATCATACAAGGTAGAATTTTACTCAATGGCCCTGCTTCTACTGCAGATAATAAGTTTATGGTTCTATTATCAGATGGAGAGCCCACCTATAGTTATGAACCTCAAAATTGGGAAAATAATGTAGGCACTTACAAAAATGGGATATATAATGGTAACTTTAATGTAAATAAAACGGTAGGTACTGGTAATAGTATAGATCGATACTATGATAATGGAAGTGGTACTCCTAGATATCGATACATCAATAATGGTTTTGCAGCAATTAAACAAGGACAAATTGCAAGAGTAGGGATAGATAGCCTTTATACGATAGCTACAAATACTACCACTCTAGGAGAACAAGTATTAACAGATATTGCTTCTCCAGGAAAAGCGTATCGAACACAAAATTCTGGGGATTTGACTCAAATCTATGATCAAATTGCTGGTGAAATCAGTACCCAGTTTGCACTTAGAGAAGCAACTGTGATCGATGAAATGGGTGATGGATTTACTTTAATTGATGGATCCATCGTAACAACAGAAGGAACGACAACAGTTGCGGGTGCAAGTGATCCGAATAATCAAACCATTAATTGGGATTTATCTGCTGGAGTTACAAAAGTAAAACTAGGATTCCCTAAAATTAAATATGCAAAGATGACTTACCGAGTAGAGATAAATGAAAGTATGGCTAGTATAGGAACAGCTGATGGAACGACTGACCATACAAAATTTAAAACAAACAAAGTAACTGAGTTGACTTATAAGGATTCAGATGGTGGAGCCCAGGAGAAATCAATTACTTCGCCAGAAGTAGATCCAGTATTACTGAAGATTAAAAAGATACTACTGGACGAGGCAGGAAATGAAGTTAATGATGATGCTAGAAAATTCAATGTACAAATTACAAATGGTGGATCTGGATTTGATACTACCACGAACTTAGTTGGTGGAGAGGGTTATCAAATTCTTACAACTCTCCGTAAAGAAGGAACTTACAATATTGAAGAAATTGGCATTGATGGTAGTGCAACTGATTTAAATAAATTTAATATCAGCTACGACATCAATGAAAATGCAACTACAAGTTTTGAAGTTAATCATGAAGGTGAAATACCTCGTGGTGATGTAATTATAGAAGTTACGAACGCAGCAATTACACAAGCAATTGATTTCACGTTTACAAAAATGGATGGTTCAGATAATACATTAGAAGGCTCAGAATTTACTTTAGAAAAACAAAATGGTGAAGGAGAACCGATTCTAATTGAAAATACTGGAACGGATCCAATCTTTACATTTGCAGGATTAAATGAAGGCGTTTACATCTTAACTGAAATAAAAGCATCATTAGGATATAAACTACCCACCGGTACGTGGACCATTACTGTAGTCAGAAATATAGAAACTGGTCTACTAGAACTTCAAATACCAGATAACTCATTCATAACAGGTGATAAAGATACTGGATATGAGGTCGAAAACGAACAACAAAGCGAATTTCCACAAACAGGTGGAATAGGCTCCCTAACGTATATCATGATTGGTTTAATAATAGTAATGAGCAGTTTAACTCTTTCTAGTAATATAAAACAAAAAATTGAAAGGTAG
- a CDS encoding SpaH/EbpB family LPXTG-anchored major pilin, with translation MNNKRLLRWMTTLLIAVMTVLGLVGQTVAHATETAPAGPLTDVIITKVDTPDQVKDMTLEQLRDGVDVGFYFTNGKVLPGVSFTYFSVTAQQLMDMKANPGAFDTAAEVAAEVGNNGTATAETDSNGQVTLPNLPEGNYWIVENTKGTIVSSRAVPFGLTLPFTNTDGNGYLENIYVYPKNTLEDLPDLPEKTVYESNVAIGQLNTWTISMNIPEGIEDYDKFTFIDEIDSRLDFEGTQFVFVTATGAGLVEGEDYIISFNDAAGQVGNYGPLDGKTLTGTLTVEFTEAGRKKLANVDPKKVEIKFNTKVNKTAIMGQDIFNNVVIDFDNGNGDTGEYEPTTPPYVNTGGKAFLKKDGSTDAALNGAEFKITNAQGQYVILGDEGAITFGTEADATVFTSDADGKFEVRGLPYATYTLVETKAPAGYALPTNPETTFEIDAGSYYTNATEVTMWDTESNNPQMIVNKKVTIPQTGGIGTMAFTLIGAALILFSIVFYKRSSKA, from the coding sequence ATGAATAACAAGAGATTATTAAGATGGATGACAACACTACTAATAGCTGTTATGACCGTATTAGGATTAGTCGGTCAAACAGTGGCACACGCAACCGAGACTGCACCTGCAGGACCTTTGACAGACGTTATCATCACTAAAGTTGACACACCAGATCAAGTTAAAGATATGACCCTTGAACAGTTAAGGGATGGAGTAGATGTAGGATTTTACTTTACAAATGGGAAGGTTTTACCAGGAGTTTCATTTACGTACTTCTCAGTAACAGCTCAACAGCTAATGGATATGAAAGCAAATCCAGGAGCATTCGATACAGCTGCTGAAGTAGCTGCTGAAGTAGGAAACAATGGAACTGCTACTGCAGAAACTGATTCAAATGGACAAGTAACACTTCCAAACTTACCAGAAGGAAACTACTGGATTGTTGAGAACACTAAAGGAACCATTGTAAGTTCAAGAGCAGTTCCTTTTGGATTAACGTTACCGTTTACTAATACTGATGGTAATGGATATTTAGAAAACATTTATGTTTATCCAAAAAACACATTAGAAGACTTACCAGATCTTCCTGAAAAAACAGTTTATGAATCCAACGTTGCAATTGGTCAATTAAATACTTGGACGATTTCAATGAACATTCCAGAAGGTATCGAAGACTATGATAAGTTCACATTTATTGATGAAATTGACTCACGTCTTGACTTTGAAGGCACACAATTCGTATTTGTTACAGCTACTGGTGCTGGTTTAGTTGAAGGCGAAGACTATATAATTAGTTTTAACGATGCAGCTGGACAAGTTGGAAACTATGGGCCTTTAGATGGTAAAACATTGACTGGTACACTAACTGTTGAATTCACAGAAGCTGGTCGCAAAAAGTTAGCAAACGTTGATCCTAAGAAAGTAGAAATTAAATTTAATACAAAAGTAAACAAAACAGCGATTATGGGACAAGATATCTTCAACAACGTAGTAATAGATTTTGATAATGGTAATGGTGATACAGGTGAATATGAACCTACCACTCCTCCTTATGTAAATACAGGCGGTAAAGCATTCTTGAAGAAAGACGGAAGTACTGATGCAGCCCTTAATGGAGCAGAATTCAAAATTACAAATGCTCAAGGACAGTACGTAATTCTTGGAGATGAAGGTGCTATTACTTTTGGTACTGAAGCTGATGCAACTGTATTTACATCAGATGCTGATGGTAAGTTCGAAGTTAGAGGACTACCATATGCTACTTATACATTAGTTGAAACAAAAGCTCCAGCAGGATATGCACTACCAACAAATCCTGAAACAACGTTTGAAATTGATGCAGGTTCATACTACACAAATGCAACAGAGGTAACGATGTGGGATACTGAATCAAATAATCCACAAATGATTGTTAACAAAAAAGTAACCATTCCACAAACAGGTGGTATCGGTACAATGGCATTCACACTTATTGGTGCAGCATTAATTCTATTCTCCATTGTATTTTACAAAAGATCAAGTAAGGCATAA